GGTGCGGCGATTTAACTTCAAATCCGCAAATTGCCGTAGATCGGCGTCTATATCTTGAGTACGTCTTAGGTGCGCCCGCACTCTGGCAAGTAATTCTTCGACACTAAAGGGTTTTACAACGTAATCATCAGCACCTGCATCTAAACCGGCAACGCGATCGCTGATATCGTCTTTAGCAGTTAATAAAATGATCGGGACTTTGTCTCCATGAATCCGCAAGCGGCGGCAAACTTCTAGTCCTGATAACCCTGGTAACATCCAATCTAAAATAACTAAATCGGGATGTAATTCGCGAGCTGCGATTAACCCTGCTAGTCCGTCATGTTCTACACTGAGGCGGTAGCCTTCATAGCTTAGTTCCATCTGAACGAACTTAGCCAGCTTAATTTCGTCTTCTACTAATAAAATATGTGCTGTCATGGTTGCTACACAGCAATTGGTAAAGTAATAGTAAAAACACTGCCTT
This is a stretch of genomic DNA from Chroogloeocystis siderophila 5.2 s.c.1. It encodes these proteins:
- a CDS encoding response regulator transcription factor, which encodes MTAHILLVEDEIKLAKFVQMELSYEGYRLSVEHDGLAGLIAARELHPDLVILDWMLPGLSGLEVCRRLRIHGDKVPIILLTAKDDISDRVAGLDAGADDYVVKPFSVEELLARVRAHLRRTQDIDADLRQFADLKLNRRTREVYRGTRLVELTAKEFDLLEYLLAHPQEVITRDRILEKVWGYDFMGDSNIIEVYIRYLRLKLEANKEPRLIQTVRSVGYVLREKSEGVASN